One genomic window of Gemmatimonadaceae bacterium includes the following:
- a CDS encoding von Willebrand factor type A domain-containing protein — translation MTSHAGPRDVVTKRQPIVVLGTIRDAATQRGLNGVSVAVTAAGTLGASAQSTADGRYAVSLSKVPRGATLTILVRTLGYAPWRTTVTASSDTIRVDAALQATNQALASAEMTDAMSVGRGVAGGVAKSMPSPAAVGGVGMRQRAMNAQESDRRFEDRRPRSVMDSSRSVDWNREQYDRITDNPFRGVRGNPRSTFSVDVDRASYGNVRRYITQGQVPPADAVRIEELVNYFPYRLAQPTGDAPVAITTEAMPAPWQPKHQLVRVALQARRIETDKLPPSNLVFLIDVSGSMQSPDKLPLVKQSLRLLVEQLRPQDRVALVVYAGSAGLVLPSTSGDEKSRIMEAIDRLEAGGSTAGGAGLELAYRTAREHFERGGNNRVILATDGDFNVGPSSDAAMERLIESRRAEGTYLTVLGFGTGNYQDAKMEKIAKIGNGNYAYIDEIGEANKVLVKEMGGTLFTVANDVKLQIEFNPARVAAYRLIGYEDRMLRDEDFRDDKKDAGDMGAGHSVTALYEVVPVGVRGTVKVRESDPLRYATETEPTRGADADADELLHVSLRYKRPGESTSRLITKAVRAATVRDRASDDLRFASSVAAFGMLLRDSEYKGSATAADVLSLARGAADDDAEGYRADFIRLVGRWQEISRSIAARPTPRER, via the coding sequence ATGACATCGCACGCAGGACCTCGCGACGTCGTCACCAAACGCCAGCCTATTGTGGTGCTCGGCACGATACGCGATGCCGCCACCCAACGCGGGCTCAACGGGGTGTCCGTTGCTGTCACGGCCGCCGGTACTTTGGGGGCGTCCGCGCAGAGTACTGCGGATGGTCGATATGCAGTATCGCTGTCCAAGGTCCCTCGCGGCGCGACGTTGACCATCCTCGTGCGCACGTTGGGTTACGCGCCGTGGAGGACAACGGTGACCGCGTCCTCCGACACGATCCGCGTTGACGCGGCGCTACAGGCAACCAATCAGGCGTTGGCCTCAGCAGAGATGACCGACGCGATGTCCGTCGGCCGCGGCGTCGCCGGCGGCGTCGCCAAAAGCATGCCAAGTCCGGCGGCCGTGGGTGGTGTGGGGATGCGTCAACGCGCGATGAATGCGCAGGAATCGGATCGGCGGTTCGAAGATCGTCGTCCGCGAAGCGTGATGGACTCGTCGCGTTCCGTGGACTGGAACCGCGAACAGTACGATCGCATCACCGACAACCCCTTCCGCGGTGTGCGGGGCAATCCGCGCTCGACGTTTTCGGTGGACGTGGATCGCGCCTCATACGGCAACGTGCGCCGCTACATCACGCAGGGCCAGGTGCCGCCGGCGGACGCGGTGCGCATCGAAGAGCTGGTGAACTACTTCCCGTATCGACTGGCACAGCCCACGGGTGATGCCCCGGTGGCGATCACCACGGAAGCGATGCCGGCGCCGTGGCAGCCAAAGCACCAGCTGGTGCGGGTGGCATTGCAGGCCCGTCGTATCGAAACGGATAAACTCCCGCCCAGCAATCTGGTGTTCCTTATTGATGTGTCAGGCTCCATGCAGAGCCCGGACAAGCTGCCGCTGGTCAAGCAGTCGCTGCGATTGTTGGTGGAGCAGTTGCGACCGCAGGATCGCGTGGCGCTGGTGGTGTACGCCGGCTCCGCCGGCCTGGTGCTTCCCAGCACGTCCGGCGACGAGAAGTCGCGCATCATGGAAGCCATCGATCGCCTCGAAGCGGGCGGCTCGACGGCTGGTGGCGCAGGACTGGAGCTGGCCTATCGCACAGCGCGCGAGCACTTCGAGCGCGGCGGGAACAACCGCGTGATTCTGGCCACCGATGGCGACTTCAACGTGGGTCCCAGCAGCGACGCCGCCATGGAACGTCTGATTGAAAGCCGGCGCGCCGAGGGCACGTACCTGACCGTGCTGGGGTTTGGCACCGGGAACTACCAGGACGCGAAGATGGAAAAGATCGCGAAGATCGGGAACGGCAACTACGCCTACATCGACGAGATTGGTGAGGCCAACAAGGTGTTGGTGAAGGAAATGGGCGGCACGCTGTTCACCGTGGCCAATGACGTGAAGCTGCAGATCGAATTCAATCCGGCCCGTGTGGCTGCCTATCGTTTGATCGGCTATGAAGACCGGATGTTGCGCGATGAGGATTTCCGTGACGACAAGAAGGATGCCGGTGACATGGGGGCGGGACATTCGGTGACGGCGTTGTACGAGGTGGTGCCGGTGGGTGTGAGGGGCACCGTGAAGGTTCGCGAGAGTGATCCGCTGCGATATGCCACGGAGACGGAACCGACGCGCGGCGCGGACGCCGACGCCGACGAGCTGTTGCACGTGAGCCTGCGCTACAAGCGTCCCGGCGAATCCACCAGTCGCTTGATCACCAAGGCCGTGCGCGCCGCGACCGTGCGCGATCGCGCATCGGACGACCTGCGCTTTGCGTCCTCGGTGGCGGCGTTTGGCATGCTGCTGCGGGATTCCGAATACAAGGGCTCCGCGACCGCCGCCGATGTGCTGTCGTTGGCACGCGGCGCTGCCGATGACGATGCGGAGGGCTATCGCGCCGATTTCATCCGCCTGGTGGGACGCTGGCAGGAGATTTCCCGCAGCATCGCGGCTCGGCCCACACCGCGAGAGCGGTAA
- a CDS encoding peptidase, which produces MPSFRLLVRATLFAVLTLTGTRPAVLAAQPRITTPKEALGANFGDDYFLANYTQLSGYWRTLEKESDRLKLVEIGKTAEGRPHLMAIVTSPDNHKRLARLKDISSRLAHAEGLTDDQARALAKEGRTVVWIDGGLHATETLGAQQLGEMVYQMVSRTDEETLRFLDDCVILFVHANPDGNELVANWYMRNSVPTERTLANLPRLYQKYIGHDNNRDFFASTQVETENMNRVMFRDWYPQLLYNHHQSGPAGTVVYSPPLRDPYNFNLHPALILGLQSLGAAMHTRLVVENKPGATMRSGGPYDGWWNGGLRNTATFHNTIAMLTEMIGSPTPMRIPFVAARQVPGGDLAMPIAPQEWHLRQSVDYSVSLNRAVLDYASRLRENTLYNFYSMGKTSIERGNRDTWTANPRRISEVTGQPIFTSGGAVTAGGTGAGGRGGAAPPNDADIWARIRAPELRDPRGFIIPSNQRDFPTAVKFVNALLETGITVQRATREFTVAGKSYPAGSYVVPTAQAFRPHVIDMFEPQRHPDVFPYPGSPPTPPYDNAGWTLAFQMGVEFDRILESFSGQFEPVTEWNAKPPAGSVIATSGASGFLISNRTIDTFRAANQLMAGGDDVSRLTSSLTGNGHEYPAGSLYIRARPTTRARIASIATALGVNFEGVRTSVPKDARKLNAARVGLWDVYGGSMPSGWTRWILEQFDFPFARVFAPALDAGSLNASYDLLVFPTGAIPGERGGRGGGGGGLAEAMPANLPAEFAGQPGRITPDRTIPKLREFVENGGTIVAIGSSAANLAAAFKLPIENKLAENGTPLPRTKFYVPGSLLTARVDISNPYAQGVTERVDMFFDDSPAFALGPQAAAAGVTRIAWFDSKASLHSGWAWGQEYLENGAAAVEAKIGKGRVLLFGPEILQRAQPHGTFRFLFNTIQLSGK; this is translated from the coding sequence GGAGAAGGAATCCGACCGCCTGAAGCTGGTGGAGATCGGCAAGACCGCCGAGGGTCGTCCGCACCTGATGGCCATTGTCACGTCGCCGGACAACCACAAGCGACTGGCCCGGCTCAAGGACATCTCCTCGCGCCTCGCGCACGCCGAAGGACTCACCGACGATCAGGCGCGCGCGCTGGCGAAGGAAGGGCGCACGGTGGTGTGGATTGACGGCGGCCTGCACGCCACGGAAACGCTGGGCGCACAGCAGCTGGGTGAGATGGTATACCAGATGGTCAGTCGCACCGACGAGGAAACCCTGCGCTTCCTCGACGACTGCGTGATCCTGTTTGTGCATGCCAATCCCGATGGCAACGAGTTGGTGGCCAACTGGTACATGCGCAACAGCGTGCCCACCGAGCGCACGCTCGCCAATCTGCCGCGCTTGTATCAGAAGTATATCGGGCATGACAACAACCGCGACTTCTTTGCCAGCACGCAGGTGGAAACCGAGAACATGAATCGCGTGATGTTCCGCGACTGGTATCCACAGCTACTGTACAACCATCATCAGAGCGGGCCGGCCGGCACGGTGGTGTACTCACCGCCGCTGCGCGACCCGTACAACTTCAACCTGCATCCGGCGTTGATCCTCGGGCTGCAGTCATTGGGCGCGGCGATGCACACGCGCCTCGTGGTGGAGAACAAGCCCGGCGCGACCATGCGCTCGGGCGGTCCGTACGACGGCTGGTGGAACGGTGGATTGCGCAACACCGCGACGTTCCACAACACCATCGCCATGCTGACCGAGATGATCGGCAGCCCCACGCCCATGCGCATTCCGTTCGTCGCGGCGCGACAGGTGCCCGGTGGCGACCTGGCCATGCCCATCGCCCCGCAGGAATGGCACTTGCGTCAGTCGGTGGACTATTCCGTGTCGCTCAATCGCGCCGTGCTGGACTACGCGTCGCGTCTGCGCGAGAACACCCTGTACAACTTCTATTCAATGGGCAAAACCTCCATCGAGCGCGGCAATCGCGATACCTGGACAGCCAACCCACGAAGGATTTCCGAGGTGACGGGGCAACCCATCTTCACCTCTGGTGGCGCCGTGACCGCGGGCGGCACGGGTGCGGGCGGGCGCGGTGGGGCGGCACCGCCCAATGACGCCGATATCTGGGCAAGGATTCGCGCCCCGGAGCTGCGCGATCCCCGTGGGTTCATCATTCCGTCCAATCAGCGCGACTTCCCCACTGCCGTGAAGTTCGTCAACGCGTTGCTGGAAACCGGCATCACGGTGCAACGGGCCACGCGTGAGTTCACGGTGGCCGGCAAGAGCTATCCGGCGGGGTCCTATGTGGTGCCGACGGCACAGGCATTTCGCCCGCACGTGATCGACATGTTCGAACCGCAGCGACATCCCGATGTATTCCCGTATCCAGGATCGCCGCCAACGCCGCCGTACGACAACGCCGGATGGACATTGGCGTTTCAGATGGGCGTGGAGTTCGATCGTATTCTCGAATCATTCAGTGGGCAGTTCGAGCCGGTCACTGAATGGAATGCCAAGCCGCCCGCGGGTTCGGTAATCGCCACCAGCGGCGCGTCAGGATTCCTGATTTCGAATCGCACCATCGATACATTCCGTGCGGCCAATCAGCTGATGGCGGGTGGTGACGATGTGTCTCGATTGACGTCGTCGCTCACCGGGAACGGCCATGAGTACCCGGCGGGTTCGTTGTATATCCGGGCGCGTCCAACCACCCGTGCCAGGATCGCATCAATTGCGACAGCATTGGGCGTGAACTTTGAAGGTGTCCGGACCAGCGTGCCCAAAGATGCGCGCAAGCTGAACGCAGCGCGCGTTGGCCTGTGGGACGTGTACGGCGGCTCCATGCCGTCCGGGTGGACCCGTTGGATACTGGAGCAGTTTGATTTCCCGTTTGCCCGCGTGTTTGCCCCCGCGCTCGACGCCGGGTCGCTCAACGCCAGCTACGACCTGCTCGTGTTCCCCACGGGAGCCATTCCCGGCGAGCGCGGCGGCCGTGGCGGCGGCGGTGGCGGATTGGCCGAAGCCATGCCGGCCAATCTGCCGGCGGAGTTCGCGGGACAGCCTGGGCGTATCACGCCCGACCGCACCATCCCGAAGCTGCGCGAGTTTGTGGAGAACGGCGGAACGATCGTCGCCATTGGCTCGTCAGCGGCCAATCTGGCGGCGGCGTTCAAATTGCCCATCGAGAACAAGCTTGCGGAAAACGGCACGCCGTTGCCGCGCACCAAATTCTATGTGCCGGGTTCATTGCTTACCGCGCGCGTGGACATCAGCAATCCGTATGCACAGGGCGTGACCGAGCGCGTGGACATGTTCTTTGACGACAGTCCGGCGTTCGCGCTTGGCCCCCAGGCCGCTGCCGCCGGGGTCACGCGCATTGCCTGGTTCGATAGCAAGGCCTCGCTGCACAGCGGCTGGGCCTGGGGCCAGGAGTATCTGGAGAACGGCGCGGCCGCGGTGGAAGCGAAAATCGGCAAGGGTCGCGTGCTGTTGTTCGGGCCGGAAATCCTGCAGCGCGCGCAACCGCACGGCACGTTCAGATTTCTGTTCAACACGATTCAGTTGAGCGGGAAGTAG
- a CDS encoding sigma-70 family RNA polymerase sigma factor, with translation MDDLDRLFRTYHAPLVRYLTRRLGDRDLAEELASETFVRAMRHGPVTSERSWLFAVATNLVRDEARRDSRQRRHLELLRAEQADRVDEPEPTSLERMQEAALARRAVDALAEKDRVALLMKEEGLDYHEIAAALGLSVGSVGTTLSRARRRLVEVYEALQQEQHGHETGGARVGS, from the coding sequence ATGGACGATCTCGATCGGCTGTTCCGCACCTATCACGCGCCTCTGGTACGCTATCTGACTCGTCGGCTTGGTGACCGTGACCTGGCCGAGGAGTTGGCGTCGGAGACGTTTGTGCGCGCCATGCGACATGGCCCGGTCACCAGCGAACGGTCGTGGCTGTTTGCGGTGGCCACGAATCTGGTGCGCGATGAAGCGCGACGGGACTCACGTCAGCGACGACATCTCGAGTTGCTGCGGGCCGAACAGGCCGATCGTGTAGACGAACCGGAGCCGACGTCGCTGGAGCGCATGCAGGAAGCGGCACTGGCTCGGCGCGCGGTGGATGCGTTGGCTGAAAAGGACCGCGTGGCGCTGTTGATGAAGGAGGAAGGGTTGGACTATCACGAGATCGCGGCGGCGCTGGGATTGTCCGTGGGTTCGGTGGGCACGACGCTGTCGCGCGCACGTCGGCGGCTGGTGGAGGTGTACGAGGCGCTGCAGCAGGAACAGCATGGCCACGAAACCGGAGGGGCCCGTGTCGGCTCATGA
- a CDS encoding carboxypeptidase-like regulatory domain-containing protein, with product MSAHDDEMITPRDDAAAAELVPTFTGDGHVDEGTIHAWIDGAFNVPASATVEAHVSTCSVCQGQVAEARGFIAGASRVVRGLDAVPADVVSREDVARTASRIVAAAADHTRVDVVSARSRRAWYGQTAFRAAAALLITVGGGAYVWSGLGNEVAMPVVADSTRMRSSAPQAAGVSAPVVTERRVEAAAPAAMDAATANRASPSLPPVALRDRARDKPVTAETDPALRERRVNVATEVAAMPARAYAPASPPLSTASNAVPSVQPPVAVGGVGGRGVAGGVAKSAVRDQLGGGMVSGVVVDPRNTPLAGAAVIISGTTIGTTTNARGEFDLRAPADTATLQVRRLGYTTSSLALSTRSMDTTRTRVTLREANQAPGAVVVASEAAPVRQEVARPGAICWEVLANGPSRSTRPVGSFPRAIQSDDFLSSSPVSAALVGWPSPTERTLSLWERDARGSVTATAITNDARLTLRLSLRGQFWEGTATQVREGAMSEHRIRLAPADAMMCKP from the coding sequence GTGTCGGCTCATGATGATGAGATGATCACCCCGCGCGATGACGCGGCCGCCGCCGAACTGGTGCCGACGTTCACGGGGGACGGGCACGTGGATGAGGGCACCATTCATGCGTGGATCGACGGCGCGTTCAATGTGCCTGCCTCCGCGACCGTGGAGGCGCATGTCAGCACCTGTTCCGTGTGTCAGGGTCAGGTCGCCGAGGCACGCGGGTTTATCGCCGGGGCGTCGCGCGTGGTGCGTGGTCTTGATGCGGTGCCCGCGGATGTCGTGTCGCGCGAGGATGTGGCGCGGACGGCGTCGCGCATCGTCGCGGCCGCGGCGGATCACACGCGGGTGGACGTTGTGTCAGCGCGATCGCGTCGCGCGTGGTATGGACAAACGGCTTTCCGCGCGGCGGCAGCGCTGCTGATCACTGTTGGTGGAGGCGCCTATGTATGGTCAGGGCTGGGCAACGAGGTGGCGATGCCCGTAGTCGCTGATTCAACGCGCATGCGTTCGTCCGCTCCTCAGGCGGCGGGTGTATCGGCGCCCGTGGTGACGGAACGCAGGGTGGAAGCGGCCGCGCCAGCGGCGATGGATGCGGCGACGGCGAACCGTGCGTCGCCCTCATTGCCACCGGTGGCGTTGCGCGATCGGGCGCGGGACAAGCCGGTCACCGCGGAAACGGATCCGGCGTTGCGCGAGCGACGCGTCAACGTGGCGACAGAGGTCGCCGCGATGCCAGCACGCGCGTATGCGCCGGCATCTCCACCACTGTCGACGGCGTCGAATGCAGTGCCATCGGTGCAACCGCCAGTGGCGGTCGGTGGCGTAGGCGGGCGAGGTGTCGCGGGGGGCGTGGCCAAGAGCGCGGTGCGTGATCAGTTGGGTGGCGGGATGGTTTCAGGTGTCGTTGTGGATCCGCGGAATACACCGCTGGCCGGGGCCGCCGTCATCATTTCAGGCACGACCATTGGTACTACGACCAATGCCCGAGGCGAGTTCGATCTGCGCGCGCCCGCAGACACCGCGACGCTGCAGGTACGTCGGTTGGGCTACACGACGTCGAGTCTGGCCTTGAGCACACGAAGCATGGACACGACGCGTACTCGCGTGACACTCCGGGAAGCGAATCAAGCCCCTGGCGCTGTGGTCGTGGCGTCTGAGGCTGCTCCGGTCAGGCAGGAGGTGGCACGACCGGGAGCGATCTGCTGGGAGGTGCTGGCGAACGGCCCCTCACGCTCGACGCGACCGGTCGGTTCGTTTCCCCGAGCCATCCAGTCGGACGATTTCCTCTCGTCATCGCCCGTATCGGCGGCATTGGTCGGATGGCCTTCGCCCACGGAGCGCACGTTGTCACTTTGGGAACGGGATGCGCGCGGGTCGGTGACCGCGACGGCCATAACGAATGATGCGCGATTGACGTTGCGTCTCTCCCTGCGCGGACAGTTCTGGGAAGGCACCGCGACCCAGGTACGCGAGGGTGCGATGAGTGAACATCGCATTCGGCTTGCCCCCGCGGATGCGATGATGTGCAAGCCGTGA
- a CDS encoding carboxypeptidase regulatory-like domain-containing protein, producing MAPSLTGAPGRIVLLGLCCLSTTASAQVVAPRPAGPNTLSGLVVDSAGVPIPTATVYIVELKRQVTVRDNGAFRFDSVKAGAYTVGARAIGYISGTGKVTVGADGGAAIIEMVRVSFALPSMITNASRGGLSGVIGDTSFRAMAGVTVRVLGSGAGSTVTDSTGEFFLPVKPGNYMVRLERDGFGRQMIGVTVPEKEGRRIAAWMAPRSEQTNPMEAMHLFDLEQRLIRRGPVGSKLYTRESLARLNIPDAREAAQRFLARPIRDGDADGCALINGGPQQAPLWSISAEDIELLEVYDAPRARSAKTSLMNNPTIAAMGSGPGCRHTVWLRK from the coding sequence GTGGCTCCGTCATTGACGGGCGCGCCTGGCAGGATCGTGCTGCTGGGCCTGTGCTGCTTGAGCACCACGGCGAGTGCACAAGTGGTCGCCCCCCGGCCCGCCGGTCCGAACACCCTCAGCGGTCTGGTCGTTGACTCGGCTGGCGTACCCATCCCCACCGCCACCGTCTACATCGTCGAACTCAAGCGCCAGGTTACTGTGCGTGACAATGGTGCGTTTCGCTTTGACAGTGTGAAGGCGGGCGCCTACACGGTTGGGGCGCGAGCGATTGGCTACATCAGCGGCACGGGCAAGGTTACCGTGGGCGCAGATGGTGGTGCGGCGATCATCGAGATGGTGCGCGTGTCGTTTGCGCTCCCGTCCATGATCACCAACGCCTCGCGCGGAGGGCTCAGCGGCGTGATTGGCGATACGAGCTTTCGCGCGATGGCCGGAGTCACAGTGCGGGTGCTGGGCAGTGGCGCCGGTTCAACGGTTACAGACTCCACCGGCGAGTTCTTTCTGCCCGTCAAGCCTGGGAACTACATGGTGCGTCTCGAACGGGACGGGTTCGGTCGCCAGATGATTGGTGTGACGGTGCCGGAGAAGGAAGGTCGCCGGATTGCGGCATGGATGGCGCCCCGCTCCGAGCAAACGAATCCGATGGAGGCGATGCATTTGTTTGATCTTGAACAGCGACTGATTCGTCGGGGTCCGGTGGGATCCAAGTTGTACACGCGCGAGAGCCTGGCGCGGCTGAACATTCCCGACGCGCGTGAAGCCGCGCAGCGGTTTCTGGCGAGACCGATTCGGGACGGTGACGCCGACGGATGCGCGCTCATCAACGGCGGTCCCCAGCAAGCCCCGCTGTGGTCTATCTCGGCGGAAGATATTGAATTGCTGGAAGTCTACGACGCGCCCCGCGCGCGCAGTGCGAAAACGAGTCTCATGAACAACCCGACGATCGCGGCCATGGGCAGCGGGCCAGGCTGTCGTCACACGGTGTGGCTGCGGAAATAG
- a CDS encoding carboxypeptidase regulatory-like domain-containing protein encodes MRIDRGVASMVGLVMFCASSVCSTVEAQSIALRAPGPNSLSGVVTDSLGNFIAEADVYISSLKRRVRTNGDGSFLFEKLKPGTYDVGARRLGYVARSYRVVVGDDGGTVNIRMIRIGFSLPSMVTTAERTGLSGVVGDSAYGAMSDVVVRVIGNEAHTFTDSAGAFFLPLKPGRYMVELKRDGFSTQRVGVSIPEHEGRKIAAWMIPRQGRPNPLEGANVFEMSQRLMRASPVWSKYYTREDMAKQGISEIRQVVNMAAMKLVDPDCPVLIDGGPKTLPVWQLSAGDVEFVELYTARPARRTVTSLNGNPQKFSTSTSMTPTSPRDQSACGVSVVAWLRH; translated from the coding sequence ATGAGAATTGACCGGGGCGTTGCCTCGATGGTTGGCCTGGTGATGTTCTGCGCCTCGTCGGTGTGTTCAACCGTCGAGGCGCAGTCCATTGCGCTCCGCGCGCCAGGCCCCAACTCGCTGTCTGGCGTGGTTACGGACTCCCTGGGCAACTTCATCGCCGAAGCCGATGTGTACATCTCGTCACTCAAGCGGCGCGTGCGCACCAATGGTGACGGATCGTTCTTGTTCGAAAAGTTGAAGCCTGGCACGTACGACGTGGGGGCGCGCCGTCTGGGCTACGTGGCGAGATCGTATCGTGTGGTGGTTGGCGACGATGGCGGCACCGTGAATATCCGGATGATTCGCATCGGGTTCTCGCTGCCGTCGATGGTGACGACCGCTGAACGCACGGGACTGAGCGGAGTGGTTGGCGACTCGGCGTACGGCGCCATGTCCGATGTGGTGGTTCGCGTGATTGGCAACGAGGCGCATACCTTCACCGATTCGGCGGGCGCCTTTTTCCTGCCGCTCAAGCCCGGACGCTACATGGTGGAGCTCAAGCGCGATGGATTCAGCACCCAACGCGTCGGCGTAAGCATTCCAGAGCACGAAGGCCGCAAGATTGCCGCCTGGATGATCCCACGCCAAGGCCGGCCCAATCCCCTTGAGGGCGCCAACGTGTTCGAGATGTCGCAGCGTCTCATGCGCGCCAGTCCCGTGTGGTCCAAGTACTACACGCGTGAGGACATGGCCAAACAGGGGATATCGGAGATTCGACAGGTGGTGAACATGGCGGCCATGAAGCTGGTCGATCCCGATTGCCCCGTGCTTATTGATGGTGGTCCGAAGACGTTGCCGGTCTGGCAATTGTCGGCAGGGGATGTGGAATTCGTGGAGCTCTATACCGCGCGCCCGGCACGTCGCACGGTGACCAGCCTGAATGGAAACCCGCAGAAGTTTTCCACCAGCACCAGCATGACACCCACTTCACCAAGGGATCAAAGCGCGTGCGGTGTTTCCGTGGTGGCGTGGCTCCGTCATTGA